From the Lathyrus oleraceus cultivar Zhongwan6 chromosome 4, CAAS_Psat_ZW6_1.0, whole genome shotgun sequence genome, one window contains:
- the LOC127075599 gene encoding uncharacterized protein LOC127075599 isoform X1, protein MHVINENRLSPRFRSQWYTLFFDSDNFFPDFTVAVLLQKTCFHSEFGRIEFIFESFGPFVGYHMASNEDHPHGDETVGGAEREIKRGITVMKKVIRDRDRGVLIKVHWNEGGQLIEPNGSTLTSFIGALVRNEVPITCDNWRNKQLNEAKDKIWSEIKRCFDIEENRRDHCLKLAGKLLRGFRTFLSTTFLRDTEGTFVDAELPSKYASLISPKEWETFKSKRKTQEFKSVSETNRQRVSSPAYPYRKGRVGYGRLEQSILTKENSSETSLPAHVLWKEARVGKDGKIKEDVQQIFEKCETLSQSIVPYEDTDCRSILSRALDVPEYSGRVRGKGFGITQKSLNIKKQKTPSNKELQQTLEALKAEVLELRKERERDRAAGFKDTSDKDSINCNFQPTIPEGISPCHLYLARPTYRMVGKGKVHNNLGELLHTKPLPTGSLKVSVDIALEKDALLPHPDDVSDATLLGDAIGSFVAWPTDLIIVGYETPTKSKAKDKGIAREIESVASQKEIPVAKKTEISKRTGAKKKNPSKYRACLHTYLETTDISDGCVRLIPMDGAIFGFEYAEPLGKEDFDQILYHTQLSVGVINTYMRYLYDKLMGPRGLEQRFSFLNPMKTNLTEMIRKPDEVRTYVVERFMADTDREKLFFLPFNTGDGGHWLLVAINPFKEIVYYLDSLHNDWTTYPAMKTIVDTIIQTVRAQRKIQVPKRKANNITCNRVEVY, encoded by the exons ATGCATGTGATTAATGAAAATAGACTTTCTCCACGATTCCGGAGCCAATGGTATACTTTGTTTTTCGATTCGGACAACTTTTTCCCTGATTTTACTGTTGCTGTACTGTTACAAAAAACATGCTTCCACTCGGAATTTGGACGAATCGAGTTCATTTTTGAGTCCTTTGGCCCGTTTGTAGGCTACCAT ATGGCTAGTAACGAGGATCACCCACATGGTGATGAGACCGTTGGTGGTGCGGAAAGGGAAATTAAACGTGGAATAACGGTTATGAAGAAAGTTATTCGAGATAGAGATCGAGGCGTTTTAATAAAAGTGCATTGGAACGAAGGTGgacaactaattgagcctaacggttcaacATTGACAAGTTTTATTGGTGCATTGGTAAGGAATGAAGTTCCAATTACTTGTGATAATTGGAGAAATAAACAATTGAACGAAGCTAAAGACAAAATatggagtgagataaag AGGTGTTTCGACATCGAAGAAAACAGAAGAGATCATTGTCTCAAATTGGCCGGAAAGTTACTAAGAGGGTTTAGAACCTTTTTATCAACCACCTTTCTTAGGGATACGGAAGGTACTTTTGTTGATGCAGAGCTTCCATCTAAATATGCAAGTTTGATTTCACCTAAAGAATGGGAAACGTTTAAATCCAAACGAAAAACCCAAGAATTTAAGAGTGTAAGTGAAACAAACCGGCAAAGAGTATCAAGTCCGGCGTATCCCTATAGAAAAGGGCGTGTTGGATATGGACGCTTAGAGCAGTCTATA TTAACAAAGGAGAATAGTTCTGAAACATCTCTTCCggcacatgttttgtggaaggaagcccgtgtcGGTAAGGATGGAAAGATTAAAGAAGACGTTCAACAAATATTTGAGAAATGT GAGACTCTATCTCAATCTATAGTTCCATATGAAGACACTGATTGCAGGAGCATACTGAGTCGAGCATTAGATGTTCCcgagtattctggtcgggtgaggggcAAGGGATTTGGGATCACTCAAAAATCCTTGaatattaaaaaacaaaagaCTCCTAGCAATAAAGAACTGCAGCAAACTTTGGAAGCATTAAAAGCTGAAGTTCTTGAATTAAGAAAGGAAAGAGAAAGAGATCGAGCAGCGGGTTTTAAAGATACTAGTGACAAAGATAGTATCAATTGTAATTTTCAACCGACTATTCCAGAG ggcatttcaccttgtcacCTCTACTTAGCGAGACCGACttatcggatggttggcaaggggAAAGTTCATAACAATTTGGGTGAATTACTTCACACTAAACCGCTCCCTACTGGATCTTTGAAAGTCTCGGTTGATATTGCTTTGGAGAAGGATGCGTTATTACCACATCCTGACGATGTTTCAGATGCAACTTTATTGGGAGATGCCATAGGTTcatttgttgcatggccgacagACCTCATTAtcgtaggatatgag actcccacaaaatccaaagCAAAAGATAAGGGGATTGCGCGGgaaatcgagtcagttgcatcgCAAAAAGAG ATTCCTGTTGCTAAGAAGACTGAAATTTCCAAGAGGACCGGGGCTAAAAAGAAAAATCCTTCCAAGTATAGAGCGTGCCTCCATACATATTTAGAAACGACAGATATTTCGGATGGATGTGTTCGTTTAATACCTATGGATGGAGCTATTTTTGGTTTTGAGTATGCCGAGCCATTGGGTAAAGAggattttgatcaaattttgtATCATACGCAATTAAGCGTTGGTGTTATCAACACATACATGAG GTATTTATATGACAAATTGATGGGTCCGCGTGGGTTGGAGCAAAGATTCTCATTCTTAAATCCCATGAAAACGAACTTAACCGAAATGATAAGAAAACCAGATGAAGTCAGGACGTATGTAGTCGAGCGCTTTATGGCCGACACAGATAGAGAAAAGTTGTTCTTTTTACCGTTTAATACCGGCGACGG tggacattggttgttggTCGCGATAAATCCTTTTAAAGAAATTGTGTATTATTTGGATTCTTTACAcaatgattggacaacataccctGCTATGAAGACGATAGTTGACAC CattatacaaactgttcgagcACAAAGAAAAATTCAAGTACCAAAGAGAAAAGCCAATAACATTACATGTAATAGAGTGGAGGTATATTAA
- the LOC127075599 gene encoding uncharacterized protein LOC127075599 isoform X2 yields MASNEDHPHGDETVGGAEREIKRGITVMKKVIRDRDRGVLIKVHWNEGGQLIEPNGSTLTSFIGALVRNEVPITCDNWRNKQLNEAKDKIWSEIKRCFDIEENRRDHCLKLAGKLLRGFRTFLSTTFLRDTEGTFVDAELPSKYASLISPKEWETFKSKRKTQEFKSVSETNRQRVSSPAYPYRKGRVGYGRLEQSILTKENSSETSLPAHVLWKEARVGKDGKIKEDVQQIFEKCETLSQSIVPYEDTDCRSILSRALDVPEYSGRVRGKGFGITQKSLNIKKQKTPSNKELQQTLEALKAEVLELRKERERDRAAGFKDTSDKDSINCNFQPTIPEGISPCHLYLARPTYRMVGKGKVHNNLGELLHTKPLPTGSLKVSVDIALEKDALLPHPDDVSDATLLGDAIGSFVAWPTDLIIVGYETPTKSKAKDKGIAREIESVASQKEIPVAKKTEISKRTGAKKKNPSKYRACLHTYLETTDISDGCVRLIPMDGAIFGFEYAEPLGKEDFDQILYHTQLSVGVINTYMRYLYDKLMGPRGLEQRFSFLNPMKTNLTEMIRKPDEVRTYVVERFMADTDREKLFFLPFNTGDGGHWLLVAINPFKEIVYYLDSLHNDWTTYPAMKTIVDTIIQTVRAQRKIQVPKRKANNITCNRVEVY; encoded by the exons ATGGCTAGTAACGAGGATCACCCACATGGTGATGAGACCGTTGGTGGTGCGGAAAGGGAAATTAAACGTGGAATAACGGTTATGAAGAAAGTTATTCGAGATAGAGATCGAGGCGTTTTAATAAAAGTGCATTGGAACGAAGGTGgacaactaattgagcctaacggttcaacATTGACAAGTTTTATTGGTGCATTGGTAAGGAATGAAGTTCCAATTACTTGTGATAATTGGAGAAATAAACAATTGAACGAAGCTAAAGACAAAATatggagtgagataaag AGGTGTTTCGACATCGAAGAAAACAGAAGAGATCATTGTCTCAAATTGGCCGGAAAGTTACTAAGAGGGTTTAGAACCTTTTTATCAACCACCTTTCTTAGGGATACGGAAGGTACTTTTGTTGATGCAGAGCTTCCATCTAAATATGCAAGTTTGATTTCACCTAAAGAATGGGAAACGTTTAAATCCAAACGAAAAACCCAAGAATTTAAGAGTGTAAGTGAAACAAACCGGCAAAGAGTATCAAGTCCGGCGTATCCCTATAGAAAAGGGCGTGTTGGATATGGACGCTTAGAGCAGTCTATA TTAACAAAGGAGAATAGTTCTGAAACATCTCTTCCggcacatgttttgtggaaggaagcccgtgtcGGTAAGGATGGAAAGATTAAAGAAGACGTTCAACAAATATTTGAGAAATGT GAGACTCTATCTCAATCTATAGTTCCATATGAAGACACTGATTGCAGGAGCATACTGAGTCGAGCATTAGATGTTCCcgagtattctggtcgggtgaggggcAAGGGATTTGGGATCACTCAAAAATCCTTGaatattaaaaaacaaaagaCTCCTAGCAATAAAGAACTGCAGCAAACTTTGGAAGCATTAAAAGCTGAAGTTCTTGAATTAAGAAAGGAAAGAGAAAGAGATCGAGCAGCGGGTTTTAAAGATACTAGTGACAAAGATAGTATCAATTGTAATTTTCAACCGACTATTCCAGAG ggcatttcaccttgtcacCTCTACTTAGCGAGACCGACttatcggatggttggcaaggggAAAGTTCATAACAATTTGGGTGAATTACTTCACACTAAACCGCTCCCTACTGGATCTTTGAAAGTCTCGGTTGATATTGCTTTGGAGAAGGATGCGTTATTACCACATCCTGACGATGTTTCAGATGCAACTTTATTGGGAGATGCCATAGGTTcatttgttgcatggccgacagACCTCATTAtcgtaggatatgag actcccacaaaatccaaagCAAAAGATAAGGGGATTGCGCGGgaaatcgagtcagttgcatcgCAAAAAGAG ATTCCTGTTGCTAAGAAGACTGAAATTTCCAAGAGGACCGGGGCTAAAAAGAAAAATCCTTCCAAGTATAGAGCGTGCCTCCATACATATTTAGAAACGACAGATATTTCGGATGGATGTGTTCGTTTAATACCTATGGATGGAGCTATTTTTGGTTTTGAGTATGCCGAGCCATTGGGTAAAGAggattttgatcaaattttgtATCATACGCAATTAAGCGTTGGTGTTATCAACACATACATGAG GTATTTATATGACAAATTGATGGGTCCGCGTGGGTTGGAGCAAAGATTCTCATTCTTAAATCCCATGAAAACGAACTTAACCGAAATGATAAGAAAACCAGATGAAGTCAGGACGTATGTAGTCGAGCGCTTTATGGCCGACACAGATAGAGAAAAGTTGTTCTTTTTACCGTTTAATACCGGCGACGG tggacattggttgttggTCGCGATAAATCCTTTTAAAGAAATTGTGTATTATTTGGATTCTTTACAcaatgattggacaacataccctGCTATGAAGACGATAGTTGACAC CattatacaaactgttcgagcACAAAGAAAAATTCAAGTACCAAAGAGAAAAGCCAATAACATTACATGTAATAGAGTGGAGGTATATTAA